The following are from one region of the Chiloscyllium punctatum isolate Juve2018m chromosome 24, sChiPun1.3, whole genome shotgun sequence genome:
- the LOC140494765 gene encoding protein ABHD8-like isoform X2, whose translation MRFNMLTSITDGIMCCITGRALNVVGAIDSVESSDGYDYIEVKPGRILRVKHIVPGRSPAEQEEESVVVEEGGEGEEMSGKGVVHCKRKISVYRNGQVVIENLGDVIRSEILHCQNGNTEPGSTVEIELSDANVASPQANGAVPEQGTVKRRKRKPKKTVVIDCKKRITSCKGSHSDVALFFIHGVGGSLDIWKEQLDFFGKLGYEVVAPDLAGHGSSTAPKIGAAYTFYALAEDMRAIFRRYGKKRNILIGHSYGAAFARQGAKEKQLLKEGNAFKVTSFVLQAMMSGQYWPEGDEVYHAELTVPVLLVHGMHDKFVPVDEDQRMAEILLIAFLKVIDEGSHMVMMECPEIVNTLLHEFLLWEPEITATEQVEAKQTTENK comes from the exons GTTCAACATGTTGACCAGTATAACCGATGGGATCATGTGCTGCATCACGGGCAGGGCGCTGAATGTGGTGGGAgccattgacagtgtggagtccaGCGACGGCTATGACTACATCGAGGTGAAGCCAGGCCGGATCCTGCGAGTCAAACACATCGTGCCAGGCCGGAGCCCGGCAGAGCAGGAAGAGGAgagcgtggtggtggaggagggaggcgAGGGAGAGGAGATGTCCGGTAAAGGGGTGGTGCACTGCAAGCGCAAGATCTCTGTCTACCGCAACGGCCAGGTGGTGATTGAGAACCTCGGCGATGTGATCCGCTCTGAGATCCTGCACTGCCAGAATGGCAACACCGAGCCTGGCAGCACAGTGGAGATCGAACTCTCCGATGCCAACGTCGCCTCACCCCAGGCCAACGGCGCCGTCCCAGAGCAGGGCACAGTGAAGCGGCGCAAGCGCAAGCCGAAGAAGACAGTGGTGATCGACTGCAAGAAGCGGATCACCAGCTGCAAGGGGAGCCACTCGGACGTGGCGCTGTTCTTCATCCACGGCGTCGGCGGCTCCCTGGACATTTGGAAGGAGCAGCTGGACTTCTTTGGCAAATTGGGATATGAGGTGGTGGCCCCAGACCTTGCTGGGCATGGCTCCAGCACCGCGCCAAAGATCGGAGCTGCCTACACTTTCTATGCCCTCGCTGAGGACATGAGGGCCATCTTTAGGCGCTATGGCAAGAAACGTAACATCCTGATTGGACACTCTTATGG AGCGGCATTTGCCCGAcagggggcgaaagagaaacAGTTGTTGAAGGAGGGGAATGCTTTTAAGGTGACCTCCTTCGTGTTGCAGGCGATGATGAGTGGCCAGTACTGGCCCGAGGGTGATGAGGTCTACCACGCTGAACTGACGGTGCCTGTTCTGCTAGTGCATGGAATGCATGACAAGTTTGtccctgtggatgaagaccagCGAATGGCTGAG ATCTTGCTGATTGCGTTCCTGAAGGTCATCGATGAGGGGAGTCATATGGTTATGATGGAGTGCCCGGAAATTGTGAACACATTACTGCATGAGTTCCTGCTTTGGGAACCAGAGATTACTGCGACTGAACAAGTAGAGGCCAAACAGACAACAGAAAATAAATAA
- the LOC140494765 gene encoding protein ABHD8-like isoform X1, giving the protein MRFNMLTSITDGIMCCITGRALNVVGAIDSVESSDGYDYIEVKPGRILRVKHIVPGRSPAEQEEESVVVEEGGEGEEMSGKGVVHCKRKISVYRNGQVVIENLGDVIRSEILHCQNGNTEPGSTVEIELSDANVASPQANGAVPEQGTVKRRKRKPKKTVVIDCKKRITSCKGSHSDVALFFIHGVGGSLDIWKEQLDFFGKLGYEVVAPDLAGHGSSTAPKIGAAYTFYALAEDMRAIFRRYGKKRNILIGHSYGVSFCTFLAHEYPDQVHKVVMINGGGPTALEPSLCSIFNLPTCVLHCLSPCLAWSFLKAAFARQGAKEKQLLKEGNAFKVTSFVLQAMMSGQYWPEGDEVYHAELTVPVLLVHGMHDKFVPVDEDQRMAEILLIAFLKVIDEGSHMVMMECPEIVNTLLHEFLLWEPEITATEQVEAKQTTENK; this is encoded by the exons GTTCAACATGTTGACCAGTATAACCGATGGGATCATGTGCTGCATCACGGGCAGGGCGCTGAATGTGGTGGGAgccattgacagtgtggagtccaGCGACGGCTATGACTACATCGAGGTGAAGCCAGGCCGGATCCTGCGAGTCAAACACATCGTGCCAGGCCGGAGCCCGGCAGAGCAGGAAGAGGAgagcgtggtggtggaggagggaggcgAGGGAGAGGAGATGTCCGGTAAAGGGGTGGTGCACTGCAAGCGCAAGATCTCTGTCTACCGCAACGGCCAGGTGGTGATTGAGAACCTCGGCGATGTGATCCGCTCTGAGATCCTGCACTGCCAGAATGGCAACACCGAGCCTGGCAGCACAGTGGAGATCGAACTCTCCGATGCCAACGTCGCCTCACCCCAGGCCAACGGCGCCGTCCCAGAGCAGGGCACAGTGAAGCGGCGCAAGCGCAAGCCGAAGAAGACAGTGGTGATCGACTGCAAGAAGCGGATCACCAGCTGCAAGGGGAGCCACTCGGACGTGGCGCTGTTCTTCATCCACGGCGTCGGCGGCTCCCTGGACATTTGGAAGGAGCAGCTGGACTTCTTTGGCAAATTGGGATATGAGGTGGTGGCCCCAGACCTTGCTGGGCATGGCTCCAGCACCGCGCCAAAGATCGGAGCTGCCTACACTTTCTATGCCCTCGCTGAGGACATGAGGGCCATCTTTAGGCGCTATGGCAAGAAACGTAACATCCTGATTGGACACTCTTATGG GGTCTCATTCTGCACGTTTCTGGCTCACGAGTATCCAGATCAAGTACACAAGGTGGTGATGATCAATGGAGGAGGTCCGACTGCACTGGAACCCAGTTTGTGCTCCATCTTCAACCTGCCCACCTGTGTCCTACACTGCCTCTCGCCCTGTCTCGCGTGGAGCTTCCTCAA AGCGGCATTTGCCCGAcagggggcgaaagagaaacAGTTGTTGAAGGAGGGGAATGCTTTTAAGGTGACCTCCTTCGTGTTGCAGGCGATGATGAGTGGCCAGTACTGGCCCGAGGGTGATGAGGTCTACCACGCTGAACTGACGGTGCCTGTTCTGCTAGTGCATGGAATGCATGACAAGTTTGtccctgtggatgaagaccagCGAATGGCTGAG ATCTTGCTGATTGCGTTCCTGAAGGTCATCGATGAGGGGAGTCATATGGTTATGATGGAGTGCCCGGAAATTGTGAACACATTACTGCATGAGTTCCTGCTTTGGGAACCAGAGATTACTGCGACTGAACAAGTAGAGGCCAAACAGACAACAGAAAATAAATAA